TTGGCGCTTCACTGATTGACTCCGTAAGTATTACATATTAAATATACAAGGCCATCTTTAATGTTGTGAGCTTTTTTTTGACGTGTATGTGCCTGTTTCATTTGTCAGGCCCATGTAGAGCAATGGATTGATTTTGCTTCCATGGAGATTGATGCCAACATTGCTCGCTGCTTCTATCCTAGAGTTGGCTATATTCCATTTCTTGCCCCTGTGAGTTTCACTCTTTCTTATCTCATTCTTTGTATATCCTATCCATTTATTGGAGAACTCTGAAGTTGTTTGCCAATCTGATCTAACATATCATGCATTTGAATCTCATAGTA
The Silene latifolia isolate original U9 population chromosome 11, ASM4854445v1, whole genome shotgun sequence genome window above contains:
- the LOC141614816 gene encoding putative elongation factor 1-gamma 2, producing the protein MGVSNKTPEFLKMNPIGKISVLETPEGAIFESNAIARYVARLKPDNSLFGASLIDSAHVEQWIDFASMEIDANIARCFYPRVGYIPFLAPVSFTLSYLILCISYPFIGEL